One window of Trinickia caryophylli genomic DNA carries:
- a CDS encoding vWA domain-containing protein — protein sequence MSMSIDFATPWMLLLLPLALLPFVPRRDDALPFSWSALLPPDRFGRMLDRAARAAAALAMAAIVVGLAGPGNAHLEARRTGHGAEVLVLMDRSGSMSGVMASRGVNTGGDSKNKIAREALAAFVDARPNDRFAFMLFGISPVLAMPFTYDHAVIQDAIAGTAIGRGMPDTQLGRGLIAAIAQFDGRDASAHRAIVMVSDGGARLDAAERERIAEGLARNRIALYFIYLRSSVYSAALDAAVRAGDASPEADLHRFFLTLHTPYRLFEARDANTMSAAMSEINRQQRFPITFVERLPRQDRSPWCFAVALACCAALVAVRMVQVRGWYEA from the coding sequence ATGAGCATGTCCATCGATTTCGCCACGCCGTGGATGTTGCTGTTGTTGCCGCTCGCGCTGCTGCCGTTCGTGCCGCGACGCGACGACGCGCTGCCGTTTTCATGGTCGGCATTGCTTCCGCCGGATCGGTTCGGACGTATGCTGGACCGGGCGGCGCGCGCGGCGGCCGCGCTTGCAATGGCGGCGATCGTCGTCGGGCTCGCAGGGCCGGGCAATGCGCATCTCGAGGCGCGGCGCACGGGCCATGGCGCGGAAGTGCTCGTGCTCATGGATCGCAGCGGCAGCATGTCGGGCGTCATGGCGAGCCGAGGCGTCAACACCGGTGGCGACTCCAAGAACAAGATCGCGCGCGAGGCGCTCGCCGCGTTCGTCGACGCCCGCCCGAACGATCGCTTCGCCTTCATGTTGTTCGGCATCAGCCCCGTTCTTGCGATGCCGTTCACGTACGATCATGCCGTCATCCAAGACGCGATCGCGGGTACCGCGATTGGCCGCGGTATGCCCGATACGCAGCTCGGTCGAGGGTTGATCGCGGCGATCGCGCAATTCGACGGGCGCGACGCGAGTGCGCATCGTGCGATCGTCATGGTTTCAGATGGTGGCGCGCGGCTCGATGCGGCCGAGCGCGAGCGGATCGCCGAGGGGCTCGCGCGCAATCGCATCGCGCTCTACTTCATTTACCTGCGCAGCAGCGTCTACAGCGCCGCGCTCGATGCGGCCGTGCGCGCCGGCGACGCCTCCCCCGAGGCGGACCTTCATCGCTTCTTTCTGACGCTGCATACCCCTTACCGACTCTTCGAGGCGCGCGACGCGAACACGATGTCCGCGGCGATGAGCGAGATCAACCGGCAGCAGCGTTTTCCGATCACGTTCGTCGAGCGGCTGCCGCGGCAGGATCGCAGCCCGTGGTGCTTCGCGGTGGCGCTCGCCTGCTGCGCCGCGCTCGTGGCCGTGCGCATGGTTCAGGTGCGAGGCTGGTATGAGGCGTAA
- a CDS encoding DUF58 domain-containing protein yields MNGPREIHYRLPGRASGFRPGSHPGTSFGAGQMFAMHARLVDYPDPRRLDLRASVASPRREWLVRLQQQRVAVPVQVVVDVSPSMYFGTACTGTAGAGTARSKLDVVADFVEALGYSAFRSGDRVGMSAFDTDEREDLFMPPRVGRGGGDLMAAMLRGARVDAPVRARRHARDGAHGAHGLARALAKLAGRGGLVFIASDFHWPLDTLPSVLDALSHACVVPIVVWDRAELEPPRAGSLLAVHDLESGARRTLWLSERVRANWRAAVAKRRMALDTLFGRRGMRPFYVEGEFDADALSRYFLEQTA; encoded by the coding sequence ATGAACGGACCGCGCGAGATTCACTATCGGCTGCCCGGACGCGCGAGCGGCTTCCGGCCCGGCTCGCACCCCGGCACGAGCTTCGGGGCGGGGCAGATGTTCGCCATGCACGCGCGCCTCGTCGACTATCCCGACCCGCGCCGGCTCGATCTGCGCGCGAGTGTGGCCTCGCCGCGCCGCGAATGGCTCGTGCGCCTGCAGCAGCAGCGCGTGGCCGTGCCCGTGCAGGTGGTGGTCGACGTTTCGCCGTCGATGTATTTCGGTACGGCCTGTACAGGTACGGCCGGCGCAGGGACGGCCCGCTCGAAGCTCGATGTGGTGGCCGATTTCGTCGAGGCACTCGGCTACAGTGCGTTTCGCTCGGGCGATCGCGTCGGCATGTCGGCCTTCGACACCGACGAGCGCGAGGACCTGTTCATGCCGCCGCGCGTCGGCCGCGGCGGCGGCGATCTGATGGCGGCCATGCTGCGCGGCGCTCGCGTCGACGCTCCTGTCCGTGCCCGTCGCCATGCCCGCGACGGCGCGCATGGCGCACACGGCCTTGCGCGCGCGCTTGCGAAGCTGGCGGGCCGCGGCGGGCTCGTTTTCATCGCCTCCGACTTTCACTGGCCGCTCGACACGCTGCCGTCCGTGCTCGACGCACTCTCGCATGCGTGCGTCGTACCGATCGTCGTATGGGATCGCGCCGAGCTGGAGCCGCCGCGAGCCGGCTCGTTGCTCGCCGTGCACGATCTCGAATCGGGGGCGCGCCGCACGCTTTGGCTCTCCGAGCGCGTGCGCGCCAACTGGCGGGCGGCGGTGGCGAAGCGGCGCATGGCTCTCGACACGCTTTTCGGCCGACGAGGCATGAGGCCGTTTTACGTCGAGGGCGAGTTCGATGCCGATGCGCTCTCCCGCTACTTTCTGGAGCAGACGGCATGA
- a CDS encoding TonB-dependent receptor yields MSRKKRRVLRPAFGRAARGALASLPLAAWIPAQAQTPAAAAASASAATATAPAVSPAGTRSTPPPQSATAGEPPAAAAASTRLQPIVVVGTTPLLGIGTPLAQVPANVQTVRARDLERQHRQTLAEYFEKNLPSVDINEAQGNPYQIDVNYRGFTASPLVGTPQGLSVFLDGVRVNEPFGDVVNWDLIPEAAIDQMQLIPGSNPTYGLNTLGGALAITTKNGKTSPGGEAEVSIGSRGRKTAQIEQGGTIGSNLDYYFTANAANDNGWADHNSSRVRQAFGKLRYTDADTTLSLSAGGADNTLEGSQTLPRSFLDNPGQAYTFPDRNENSVGYLTLSGEHAINDHIQLSGNAYYRHYRNRNLSSNTNEEYGTVDATTGDIDTVQGTNERSEVSTDSYGASLQMTVLGNVAGHDNQLVAGVAADIANSRYTAASQDAFFTASRATIGVGDFTQKTDAKTRSANYGIYLSDTLSLTKQWTLTLAGRYNWSSASIGDASGTQPALDGRHVFSRFNPAVGLNWNPTNALTVYATYNEGMRAPTAIELACADPNAPCSLPNDFLADPALKPVVSKTFELGARGRLGAATTWSAAVYSTTLVDDIQFIGSAGSSQGYFQNVGKTRRQGVELAGRTKFGPLAVGASYSYVDATYRTSWTENSASNSSADANGDITVKRGDHIPGIPAHTIKVRFDYDVTPKWDIGSNLTYRSSIFARGDENNEDVNGKLAGYFLIDLDTTYHVTKQLQVFARVTNLLDKRYASFGVLGSNVFTGPGHTFDGANPVNEQFVGVGAPRGFWLGMRYAWN; encoded by the coding sequence ATGAGCCGTAAGAAAAGGCGCGTGCTTCGGCCGGCATTCGGCCGGGCGGCGCGCGGGGCACTGGCGAGCCTGCCGCTCGCCGCATGGATTCCGGCACAAGCGCAAACTCCGGCGGCGGCTGCGGCGTCGGCAAGCGCGGCGACTGCGACAGCGCCCGCCGTCTCGCCCGCGGGTACACGATCCACACCACCGCCGCAGTCCGCCACCGCCGGGGAGCCGCCCGCGGCGGCAGCCGCATCGACGAGGCTCCAGCCGATCGTCGTGGTCGGCACGACACCGCTCCTCGGCATCGGCACGCCGCTCGCGCAAGTCCCCGCGAACGTGCAGACCGTACGCGCACGGGATCTGGAGCGCCAGCACCGCCAGACGCTTGCCGAGTATTTCGAAAAAAATCTGCCGAGCGTCGACATCAACGAGGCGCAGGGCAACCCGTATCAGATCGACGTCAACTACCGCGGCTTCACGGCCTCTCCGCTCGTCGGCACCCCGCAGGGCCTCTCGGTGTTCCTCGACGGGGTGCGCGTAAACGAGCCGTTCGGCGACGTGGTCAACTGGGACCTCATTCCCGAAGCGGCAATCGACCAGATGCAGTTGATTCCGGGCTCGAACCCGACCTACGGGCTCAATACGCTCGGCGGTGCGCTCGCGATCACGACGAAGAACGGCAAGACGAGCCCAGGCGGAGAAGCGGAGGTGTCTATCGGTTCCCGGGGGCGCAAGACGGCGCAGATCGAGCAAGGCGGCACGATCGGCTCGAATCTCGATTACTACTTCACCGCGAACGCGGCGAACGACAACGGCTGGGCCGATCACAACTCGAGCCGCGTACGCCAGGCATTCGGCAAGCTGCGCTATACCGATGCCGATACCACACTCTCGCTTTCGGCGGGCGGCGCCGACAACACGCTCGAAGGCTCGCAGACGCTGCCGCGTTCGTTTCTCGACAATCCGGGCCAGGCGTATACCTTTCCCGATCGCAACGAAAACAGCGTCGGCTACCTGACGCTTTCGGGCGAGCACGCCATCAACGACCATATCCAGCTGAGCGGCAACGCCTACTATCGCCATTACCGGAATCGCAACCTCAGCAGCAATACGAACGAGGAATACGGCACCGTCGATGCAACGACGGGCGACATCGACACCGTGCAAGGGACGAACGAGCGCTCCGAGGTGAGCACCGACAGCTACGGCGCGAGCCTGCAGATGACCGTGCTCGGCAACGTGGCGGGCCACGACAATCAGCTCGTCGCGGGTGTGGCCGCGGACATCGCGAATTCGCGCTATACCGCTGCGTCGCAGGACGCGTTCTTCACGGCGTCGCGCGCCACGATCGGCGTCGGCGACTTCACACAGAAAACCGATGCGAAGACGCGCAGCGCCAACTACGGCATCTACCTGAGCGATACGCTTTCGCTTACGAAACAATGGACGCTCACGCTCGCGGGCCGCTATAACTGGTCGAGCGCATCGATCGGCGACGCGAGCGGCACGCAGCCGGCGCTCGACGGACGCCATGTGTTTTCGCGCTTCAACCCGGCCGTCGGCCTGAACTGGAATCCGACCAACGCCCTGACCGTCTACGCGACCTACAACGAAGGCATGCGCGCGCCGACGGCCATCGAGCTTGCCTGCGCGGACCCGAACGCCCCGTGCTCGCTGCCGAACGACTTTCTCGCCGATCCGGCGCTCAAGCCGGTGGTTTCGAAAACGTTCGAGCTCGGCGCGCGCGGCCGACTCGGCGCGGCCACGACCTGGAGCGCCGCGGTCTACAGCACGACGCTCGTCGACGACATCCAATTCATCGGCAGCGCCGGCAGCTCGCAGGGTTACTTCCAAAACGTCGGCAAGACCCGCCGCCAGGGCGTCGAGCTGGCTGGACGCACGAAGTTCGGCCCACTGGCGGTCGGCGCGAGCTACAGCTATGTCGATGCCACCTATCGCACGAGTTGGACCGAAAACAGCGCGAGCAACTCGAGCGCCGATGCGAATGGCGACATCACGGTCAAGCGCGGCGACCATATCCCCGGCATTCCCGCGCACACGATCAAGGTGCGGTTCGATTACGACGTCACGCCGAAATGGGATATTGGCTCGAACCTGACCTATCGCAGCAGTATCTTCGCGCGCGGCGACGAGAACAACGAGGACGTGAACGGCAAGCTGGCCGGCTATTTCCTCATCGATCTCGACACGACCTACCACGTGACGAAGCAGTTGCAGGTGTTCGCGCGCGTGACGAACCTGCTCGACAAGCGCTACGCGAGCTTCGGCGTGCTCGGCTCGAACGTGTTCACGGGGCCGGGCCATACGTTCGACGGCGCGAACCCCGTCAACGAACAGTTCGTCGGCGTGGGCGCGCCGCGCGGCTTCTGGCTCGGCATGCGCTACGCGTGGAATTGA
- a CDS encoding ATP-binding protein, protein MSRSPELPHRPPPPDRPQASEGGFAPRRAAWRDLAWVVAVTLATFALATRFELGEHLYRWTRGAERFQLDELPVVLCVLAAGLAWFAWRRYRDAGREIAHRRMLEHKAEQLLAENRRLGHQVLQAQEQERRHLARELHDELGQYLNAISLDAARIRDLAAGREPEVHRVSLGLMQSATHVYRQIGGMIRRLRPIGLDELGLPSALEHCVEGWRERLPNASFALAMEGDFAGLSEVVNITLYRLVQEGLTNVSKFAGASRVEIFVVRGPQTHGGGAGADEIVVTMADDGPGTDLNLPRSGLGLVGMRERVEALGGEFHVASRPGEGFVLCARVPAQAGLEEPVS, encoded by the coding sequence ATGTCCCGTTCTCCGGAGTTGCCGCATCGGCCGCCCCCGCCGGATCGACCGCAAGCGTCCGAGGGCGGCTTTGCACCGCGCCGTGCGGCATGGCGCGATCTCGCATGGGTCGTTGCGGTGACGCTTGCCACGTTCGCGCTCGCCACGCGCTTCGAGCTCGGCGAACATCTCTACCGCTGGACGCGCGGTGCCGAGCGCTTCCAGCTCGACGAACTGCCGGTCGTGCTATGTGTGCTGGCCGCGGGTCTCGCCTGGTTCGCCTGGCGGCGCTATCGCGATGCCGGCCGCGAAATCGCACACCGGCGCATGCTCGAGCACAAGGCCGAGCAACTGCTCGCCGAAAACCGCCGGCTCGGTCATCAGGTGCTGCAAGCCCAGGAACAGGAGCGGCGGCACCTCGCGCGCGAACTGCACGACGAGCTCGGGCAATACTTGAACGCCATTTCGCTCGACGCTGCGCGCATCCGCGACCTCGCGGCGGGGCGGGAACCCGAGGTCCATCGCGTTTCGCTCGGGCTCATGCAAAGCGCCACGCACGTCTACCGCCAGATCGGCGGCATGATTCGCCGCCTGCGCCCCATCGGGCTCGACGAGCTGGGCCTGCCGAGTGCGCTCGAGCACTGCGTCGAGGGCTGGCGCGAGCGCTTGCCCAACGCGTCGTTCGCGTTGGCGATGGAAGGGGATTTCGCGGGCTTGAGCGAGGTCGTCAACATCACGCTCTACCGACTCGTGCAGGAAGGGTTGACGAACGTCTCGAAGTTCGCGGGCGCCTCGCGCGTGGAAATTTTCGTCGTCCGTGGGCCACAGACGCACGGAGGCGGCGCGGGGGCCGACGAGATCGTCGTGACGATGGCTGACGACGGCCCGGGGACCGATCTGAACCTGCCGCGCAGCGGACTGGGCCTCGTGGGCATGCGCGAGCGTGTCGAGGCGCTCGGCGGCGAGTTTCATGTCGCCAGCCGGCCAGGCGAAGGTTTCGTTCTGTGCGCGAGGGTGCCCGCTCAGGCGGGGCTTGAGGAGCCCGTGAGCTGA
- a CDS encoding cytochrome D1 domain-containing protein, whose protein sequence is MQETRIGTRRHWRPRALALGAVLAVCAAASSAAPLAYVTSEKAGVGVIDLDNMTLAKTFSLGASGPRGLGLSDDGKRLMVADKTTGELAAIDTETGKVVERVKIGKNPEYVRVYGGYAYVTYEPGDSGKPADKPAGKPAGKAGADDDENKVPAEIAVVDLKTWRVVRSVKSGHETEGVEFSRDGKLMLVTNEGDDTVSVYKTGTAAPVRTIKVQAGGRPRGIKASPDGKEYVVTLESLNKLVVLDAKDFHVIKSVDTKLGPYGVAYDPSGQRIFVAAGRDKTLQVFDAHSYEHVADVPVGQRCWHFSFTPDGSKVMVACGRSDAVYVVDAESYSAIGQIGNLPLAWGIVTYPRSDGSIETR, encoded by the coding sequence ATGCAGGAGACTCGAATCGGAACGAGGCGGCATTGGCGGCCTCGTGCGTTGGCCCTCGGCGCGGTGCTCGCTGTGTGCGCGGCCGCGTCGTCGGCGGCGCCGCTTGCCTATGTCACGAGCGAGAAGGCAGGCGTGGGCGTCATCGACCTCGACAACATGACGCTCGCGAAGACCTTCTCTCTCGGTGCGAGCGGGCCGCGCGGGCTCGGCCTGAGCGACGACGGCAAGCGCTTGATGGTCGCAGACAAGACGACGGGCGAGCTCGCGGCTATCGATACGGAGACGGGCAAGGTCGTGGAGCGTGTCAAGATCGGCAAGAACCCCGAGTACGTGCGCGTCTACGGCGGCTATGCCTATGTGACCTACGAGCCAGGCGACAGCGGCAAGCCTGCCGACAAGCCGGCGGGCAAACCCGCCGGCAAGGCCGGGGCCGATGACGACGAGAACAAGGTGCCGGCGGAGATCGCGGTCGTCGATCTGAAGACGTGGCGCGTGGTGCGTTCGGTGAAGAGCGGCCACGAGACCGAGGGCGTCGAGTTCTCGCGCGACGGCAAGCTCATGCTCGTGACGAACGAGGGCGACGATACGGTGTCGGTCTACAAGACCGGCACGGCCGCGCCCGTCAGGACCATCAAGGTTCAGGCCGGTGGGCGGCCGCGCGGCATCAAGGCCTCGCCTGACGGCAAGGAATACGTCGTCACGCTCGAATCGCTCAACAAGCTCGTCGTGCTCGACGCGAAGGATTTTCACGTCATCAAATCGGTCGACACGAAGCTCGGGCCGTACGGGGTCGCGTACGATCCGTCCGGGCAGCGGATTTTCGTGGCGGCGGGGCGCGACAAGACCTTGCAGGTGTTCGATGCGCACAGCTACGAACACGTGGCCGATGTGCCGGTGGGGCAGCGCTGCTGGCATTTCAGCTTTACGCCCGACGGCAGCAAGGTCATGGTTGCCTGCGGTCGCTCGGACGCCGTTTATGTCGTGGATGCCGAGTCCTATTCGGCGATCGGCCAGATCGGCAACTTGCCGCTCGCGTGGGGCATCGTCACCTATCCGCGCAGCGACGGTTCGATCGAGACGCGTTGA
- a CDS encoding response regulator produces MNGGGISVLLVDDHAVVREGYRRLLELSGSLSVCGEAGDASEAYQRFCALAPDVVVMDVSLPGASGIEAMRRMLAREPDARILIFSVHEDLLFVRRALDAGALGYVTKASAPDALVDAVRTVARGTTYLSPDISRSLAMRAAAIDGMPGRQLSAREFEVLRMLVQGLTLPTIAEKLGLSQKTVANHQSSIRQKFGVDNGVQLAQIANRLGLQLTGSSSPA; encoded by the coding sequence GTGAACGGAGGGGGCATCAGCGTCTTGCTCGTCGACGATCACGCCGTCGTGCGCGAGGGCTACCGGCGCCTGCTCGAGCTGAGCGGCAGCCTTTCGGTATGCGGCGAAGCGGGCGATGCCTCCGAGGCTTACCAGCGCTTTTGCGCGCTTGCGCCCGACGTCGTGGTCATGGACGTCTCGCTGCCCGGCGCCAGCGGCATCGAAGCGATGCGGCGCATGCTCGCGCGCGAGCCTGACGCGCGCATACTGATCTTCAGCGTGCACGAAGACCTGCTCTTCGTGCGGCGCGCGCTCGACGCCGGCGCACTCGGCTATGTGACGAAAGCGAGCGCTCCCGATGCGCTCGTCGATGCGGTGCGCACGGTTGCGCGCGGCACCACCTACCTGAGCCCCGACATTTCGCGTTCGCTTGCGATGCGCGCGGCCGCCATCGACGGCATGCCGGGCCGCCAGCTCTCGGCGCGCGAATTCGAAGTGCTGCGCATGCTCGTGCAGGGCCTCACGCTGCCCACGATCGCCGAAAAACTGGGGCTTTCGCAAAAGACGGTGGCCAACCATCAGTCGTCGATCCGGCAAAAATTCGGCGTCGACAACGGCGTGCAGCTCGCGCAGATCGCGAACCGGCTCGGACTTCAGCTCACGGGCTCCTCAAGCCCCGCCTGA
- a CDS encoding aldose epimerase family protein — protein sequence MTLFQNQDIVELALDDSLIRLAPQFGARLLSWSVGTEPIIFWPDEADWSRPAHVRGGNPLLFPFLARHRVDGRLGEWRDASGVVRPLPMHGFARDLPFEPALDADGRGIRMTLVDTEATREQYPFGFRFEAAYRLVDARTLEVTLTTSNTGSEPLPYYAGHHFYFALPHTLRAQTTLALPPTERRRQLEDGSISAPEPGEAHYTLDEARIHDRFHCLQSVPSAPVTIECPPLGRRIEIDLQRAGSVPWYAVTTWTEKETSDFYCVEPWLGLPDAIHNGLGLRWLAPGRTETAALRIHVAHTVEA from the coding sequence ATGACGCTATTCCAGAACCAAGACATCGTAGAACTGGCCCTCGACGATTCGCTGATCCGCCTCGCACCGCAGTTCGGTGCACGGCTGCTCTCGTGGAGCGTCGGCACGGAACCCATCATCTTCTGGCCCGACGAGGCCGACTGGAGCCGGCCTGCCCACGTGCGCGGCGGCAATCCCCTGCTTTTCCCGTTCCTCGCGCGCCATCGCGTGGACGGCCGTCTCGGCGAGTGGCGCGACGCGAGCGGCGTCGTGCGGCCCTTGCCGATGCACGGCTTCGCGCGCGATCTGCCGTTCGAGCCCGCGCTCGATGCCGACGGCCGCGGCATCCGCATGACGCTCGTCGATACGGAGGCCACGCGCGAGCAATATCCGTTCGGCTTCCGTTTCGAGGCAGCCTACCGCCTCGTGGACGCGCGCACGCTCGAGGTGACGCTCACGACCTCGAACACCGGCAGCGAACCATTGCCCTATTACGCCGGCCACCATTTCTATTTCGCCCTGCCGCACACGCTGCGCGCACAGACAACGCTCGCGCTGCCGCCCACCGAGCGCCGCCGCCAGCTCGAAGACGGCTCGATCAGCGCGCCAGAACCGGGCGAGGCGCATTACACGCTCGACGAAGCGCGCATCCACGACCGTTTCCACTGCCTGCAAAGCGTTCCGTCCGCGCCGGTGACGATCGAATGCCCGCCGCTTGGCCGACGCATCGAGATCGACCTGCAACGCGCGGGCTCGGTGCCGTGGTACGCGGTGACGACCTGGACCGAAAAGGAAACATCGGACTTCTACTGCGTCGAACCGTGGCTCGGTTTGCCCGATGCCATCCACAACGGCCTGGGCCTGCGCTGGCTCGCGCCGGGCCGCACCGAAACGGCGGCGCTGCGCATCCACGTGGCGCATACGGTCGAAGCCTGA
- a CDS encoding AAA family ATPase: MALGEELQDWRGNALRLEDEVGKVVIGQRQTIRLINVALFARGHVLLEGGVGVGKTTILRAFARAVGGDFERVEGTIDLMPGDLVYHTYVDAEGRPRIDPGPLLRHGERLTTFFFNEINRARPQVQSLLLRAMAERSVSAFDREYRFAHMTVFADRNKVEKEETFELASAARDRFLFELNMPVPTDREARRSLVFDTAYHDVDALVAEVRPGVVAWDRLNDAGAAIQRGIGASEAIEGYVLDIWQATETPHRFGIALDGVDMERLVLAGASPRGMSSLMRAARVSAWLGGRSHVSPEDIHAVLPAALGHRIFFTPVYELRRHEIAQALLDEIVARLAVP; the protein is encoded by the coding sequence ATGGCATTGGGCGAAGAGCTTCAGGACTGGCGCGGCAACGCCTTGCGCCTCGAAGACGAGGTCGGCAAGGTCGTGATCGGCCAGCGGCAGACGATCCGCTTGATCAACGTGGCGCTCTTCGCGCGCGGACACGTGCTGCTCGAAGGGGGCGTGGGCGTGGGCAAGACGACGATCCTGCGCGCATTCGCGCGCGCGGTCGGCGGCGACTTCGAGCGCGTGGAAGGCACGATCGATCTGATGCCGGGCGATCTCGTCTATCACACGTATGTCGATGCGGAGGGGCGGCCGCGGATCGACCCCGGCCCGCTGCTGCGCCACGGCGAGCGGCTCACCACGTTCTTCTTCAACGAGATCAACCGGGCGCGGCCGCAAGTGCAATCGCTGTTGTTGCGCGCCATGGCCGAACGCTCGGTATCGGCCTTCGATCGCGAGTACCGGTTCGCGCACATGACCGTGTTCGCCGACCGCAACAAGGTCGAGAAGGAGGAAACGTTCGAGCTCGCGTCGGCCGCGCGCGACCGCTTTTTGTTCGAGCTGAACATGCCGGTGCCGACCGATCGCGAGGCGAGACGCTCGCTCGTGTTCGATACGGCCTATCACGACGTCGACGCGCTCGTTGCCGAAGTACGCCCCGGCGTGGTCGCCTGGGACCGGCTCAACGACGCCGGCGCGGCAATCCAGCGCGGCATCGGGGCGAGCGAGGCGATCGAGGGCTACGTCCTCGATATCTGGCAGGCCACCGAGACGCCGCACCGTTTCGGCATTGCGCTCGACGGCGTCGACATGGAACGGCTCGTGTTGGCCGGCGCGAGCCCGCGCGGCATGAGCTCGCTCATGCGTGCCGCCCGCGTCAGCGCCTGGCTCGGGGGCCGCTCGCACGTGAGCCCCGAGGACATTCATGCCGTTTTGCCCGCCGCGCTGGGCCATCGCATCTTTTTCACGCCCGTGTACGAGCTGCGCCGGCACGAAATCGCTCAGGCGCTGCTCGACGAGATCGTCGCGCGGCTCGCGGTGCCCTGA
- a CDS encoding vWA domain-containing protein: MTRRARLRHFAATRHWALAAALALLAASLVLPPVPLSRDTFSYLVTLDITQSMDTEDVTLDGAPASRLAFAKASMREALASLPCGSKIGWSIFTGQSTLVLVPPIEVCRNFDALIASLEGIDGRMRWTNWSRIAEGGVYSAVRVAHEIGQGTAVVFVTDGQEAPPLLPSNAPERDIAVPGVGGWLIGVGGDEPAPIPRTDENGDRRGYWSASDVVQIPPAAREPAGSESHEELSALRGQYLANLAARIGFGYRRLLGPASIAEALGNARYARRMAVPTDVRWIPALLALALLAWRYLPALRRPRRARAIREFLPAAPVASETRNGLP; this comes from the coding sequence ATGACGCGGCGCGCGCGCCTGCGGCACTTCGCGGCGACACGCCACTGGGCGCTCGCCGCGGCGCTGGCGCTGCTCGCCGCCTCGCTCGTGCTGCCGCCGGTACCGCTTTCGCGCGACACGTTCAGCTACCTCGTGACGCTCGACATCACCCAGAGCATGGATACGGAGGACGTGACGCTCGACGGCGCGCCGGCAAGCCGCCTCGCGTTCGCCAAGGCATCGATGCGCGAGGCGCTCGCAAGCCTGCCTTGCGGCTCGAAAATCGGATGGAGCATCTTCACGGGGCAGAGCACGCTCGTGCTGGTTCCGCCGATCGAGGTCTGCCGCAACTTCGATGCGCTGATTGCCTCGCTCGAGGGCATCGACGGCCGTATGCGCTGGACCAACTGGAGCCGCATCGCGGAAGGCGGCGTGTATTCGGCCGTGCGCGTGGCGCACGAGATCGGGCAGGGCACGGCGGTCGTCTTCGTGACGGACGGGCAGGAGGCGCCGCCGCTCCTGCCGTCGAATGCGCCGGAGCGCGACATTGCGGTGCCGGGCGTGGGCGGCTGGCTCATCGGTGTCGGCGGCGACGAGCCGGCGCCGATTCCGAGAACCGACGAAAACGGCGATCGGCGCGGCTACTGGAGCGCTTCCGACGTCGTGCAGATTCCGCCCGCTGCGCGCGAACCGGCCGGCAGCGAGAGCCACGAGGAGCTTTCCGCGCTGCGTGGGCAATATCTCGCGAACCTCGCGGCACGCATCGGCTTCGGCTATCGCCGCCTGCTCGGGCCGGCCTCGATCGCCGAGGCGCTGGGAAACGCCCGCTATGCACGCAGGATGGCGGTGCCCACCGACGTGCGCTGGATCCCGGCACTCCTTGCGCTCGCGCTGCTCGCGTGGCGCTATCTGCCTGCCTTGCGCCGGCCGCGCCGCGCCCGCGCGATTCGGGAATTCCTCCCGGCCGCACCCGTTGCCAGCGAAACGCGCAATGGGCTACCTTGA
- a CDS encoding UDP pyrophosphate phosphatase — protein MAASHVTGVGMDLAMAMALAMFGMFAGSTALFFYRIGR, from the coding sequence TTGGCCGCGTCGCACGTCACCGGAGTGGGCATGGATCTCGCCATGGCAATGGCGCTCGCGATGTTCGGCATGTTCGCCGGCAGCACGGCGCTTTTCTTCTATCGGATCGGGCGCTGA